The proteins below come from a single Alligator mississippiensis isolate rAllMis1 chromosome 2, rAllMis1, whole genome shotgun sequence genomic window:
- the SYNPO2 gene encoding synaptopodin-2 isoform X4, with protein sequence MGTGDYICITMSGGAPWGFRLQGGKEQKQPLQIAKVRSKSKAAKAGLCEGDEVVSINGKSCADLTYSEVISLMEDLADSLQMLIKRSSSGINETLSPETENGKQDNLKNEDYRESTTLQISTTKQMPHQEFYITGIHSAAHHGAEESDMNFFERKQEKETAQSHKITPKVIETSKVLLTDGAAFRDKTEERRPGALLELQLSLSHDRHKDTSAPVVTVFGTEKCSPSETGLSVPQDGTSPVTAVPLGEKAGNVQWSSKVFQIASGKEVKTSQGAEAGEPFLTRVEVILDCTDREKEVSRSVAEKGCVDSQVEGGQSEAPPSVVSFGISSEGTEQGEDDQHSERDHSKPLKHRARHSRLRRGESLSEKQVKEAKSKCKSIALLLTAAPNPNSKGVLMFKKRRQRARKYTLVSYGTGELQRDEDEGEEGEGEEGDKENTFEVTLLGTSESEIDEDFFSDIDNEGKVVTFDWDTGLLEVEKKTKSGDEMQALPETKGKGVLMFAKRRQRMDQITAEQEEMKSRAVHTEERREASTTESLQKMSSSSYHTRETESSRMKSCVSKSYIEMGHSHGKMIQQNGIGGAEASISFQSSEAQKAASLNRTAKPFPGVQNRIAAPFSPTRNVTSPLSDLPAPPPYSSVSPPPDTLYRPVSAPVASRAQPAVWSPTEQIASRDERIAVPAKRTGILQEAKRRSTAKPMFTFKEPPKVSPNPALLSLVQHAEGKRGTGTGFESGPEEDYLSLGAEACNFMQIQASKQKTPPPVAPKPSVKVSPTAGTPISPVWSPPAVVSTQPPSFPTPNSSQAAGPPPVRAPQPAYHPPQPPSTLNLVGPFKGPQAAVASQNYTPKTPTTPIAGGMGPAFEMPPALSGKGAQLFAKRQSRMEKYVVDSETVQANLARASSPTPSLPASWKYSSNVRAPPPVAYNPIHSPFYPPAATKPQSKSTAATKSTKRKPKKVLNALEVMKHQPYQLNASLFTFQPPSDTKEGLASKQSKFSPMPASKQVLSSRPLNAGSPTNVQASSVYSVPTYTTQPWFQSNVSTPVNESYAPVGHSTYSKSESVTSSLLTAPRPKFSAKKVGVTAQVWKPSVIEEREAVAVHYHFLGDLLHSRLEPRHLLFL encoded by the exons GTTCGCAGCAAGAGCAAGGCTGCCAAAGCTGGGTTGTGTGAGGGAGATGAAGTAGTATCAATCAATGGCAAATCCTGTGCAGACTTAACATATTCTGAAGTTATTAGTCTTATGGAAGACCTAGCTGACTCCCTCCAGATGCTTATCAAAAG ATCCTCCAGTGGAATAAATGAAACCTTGAGCCCtgaaacagaaaatggaaaacagGATAACCTAAAAAATGAGGACTATAGAGAGAGCACCACACTGCAAATCAGCACAACCAAGCAAATGCCCCATCAGGAATTCTACATCACAGGGATACACAGTGCAGCTCACCATGGAGCAGAGGAAAGTGACATGAATTTTTTTGAGAGAAAGCAAGAAAAGGAGACAGCCCAGAGCCACAAAATTACTCCGAAAGTGATAGAAACCTCCAAAGTACTCTTGACAGATGGGGCTGCTTTCAGAGACAAGACAGAAGAAAGAAGGCCGGGTGCTCTGCTGGAACTGCAGTTGTCCCTCTCACATGACAGGCACAAGGACACCAGTGCTCCTGTTGTAACTGTCTTTGGAACTGAAAAATGTAGCCCTTCAGAAACAGGACTCAGCGTGCCACAAGATGGGACTAGCCCTGTAACTGCAGTCCCTCTGGGTGAAAAAGCAGGCAATGTCCAGTGGTCAAGCAAAGTATTCCAGATTGCTAGTGGCAAAGAGGTCAAGACGAGCcaaggggcagaagcaggagagCCATTTCTCACCAGGGTGGAAGTGATCCTGGACTGCACTGACAGGGAGAAGGAAGTATCCAGGTCTGTAGCTGAAAAGGGGTGTGTTGATTCTCAAGTGGAAGGAGGGCAGTCAGAAGCACCTCCTTCTGTAGTCTCCTTTGGAATCTCATCagaaggcacagagcagggagaagaCGACCAGCACTCAGAAAGGGATCACAGCAAACCTCTAAAGCACAGGGCAAGGCACTCAA GGCTTCGCCGGGGTGAGAGCCTATCAGAGAAGCAGGTTAAAGAAGCCAAATCTAAATGTAAAAGCATTGCCTTGCTGCTGACTGCAGCTCCCAACCCCAATTCCAAGGGGGTGTTAATGTTCAAGAAGCGTCGCCAAAGGGCCAGGAAATACACATTAGTCAGCTACGGCACTGGGGAGCTACAGCGTGACGAAGACgagggggaagaaggagaaggTGAAGAAGGTGACAAAGAAAACACTTTTGAGGTAACTTTGCTTGGAACAAGCGAGTCCGAAATAGATGAAGATTTCTTCTCAGACATTGACAACGAAGGCAAGGTTGTGACATTTGACTGGGACACTGGTCTGCTTGAggttgaaaagaaaacaaaaagtggaGACGAGATGCAGGCCCTTCCAGAAACCAAGGGCAAAGGGGTCCTCATGTTTGCCAAGAGACGGCAGAGGATGGATCAGATCACAGCTGAACAAGAGGAGATGAAGTCACGTGCAGTGCACACAGAGGAGCGAAGAGAAGCCAGCACAACAGAGAGCTTACAAAAAATGAGCTCTTCCTCCTATCACACAAGAGAGACGGAATCGTCGAGGATGAAGAGCTGTGTGAGCAAAAGTTACATAGAGATGGGCCACAGTCATGGCAAAATGATACAACAGAATGGcattgggggagcagaggcaagTATCTCTTTTCAGTCCTCGGAAGCCCAGAAAGCAGCATCTTTAAATAGAACAGCTAAACCCTTCCCTGGTGTACAGAACCGAATAGCGGCACCATTTTCACCTACAAGAAATGTGACTAGCCCTCTCTCAGACCtaccagcaccacctccctatTCCTCCGTTAGCCCACCACCTGACACCTTATATAGACCAGTGTCAGCTCCCGTGGCTAGCAGAGCTCAACCAGCTGTGTGGTCACCAACAGAACAGATAGCATCCAGAGATGAAAGGATTGCAGTGCCAGCCAAAAGAACTGGGATATTACAAGAGGCAAAGAGAAGAAGCACTGCAAAGCCTATGTTTACTTTCAAAGAGCCTCCAAAAGTGAGTCCTAACCCTGCCCTGTTGTCCCTTGTACAGCATGCAGAAGGCAAACGAGGTACTGGAACTGGCTTTGAATCAGGACCTGAAGAAGACTACCTCAGTTTAGGAGCAGAGGCTTGTAATTTCATGCAGATCCAGGCatccaaacaaaaaacccctcctCCTGTTGCTCCAAAGCCCTCAGTCAAAGTCTCTCCTACTGCTGGAACTCCCATCTCTCCAGTCTGGtcacctccagctgtggtttctacccagcctccttccttcccaactCCAAACTCATCCCAAGCTGCAGGTCCTCCACCAGTCAGAGCACCTCAGCCTGCTTATCatcctccccaacccccaagtACTCTTAACCTAGTGGGTCCTTTTAAAGGGCCTCAAGCAGCAGTAGCAAGTCAGAATTATACACCTAAAACACCTACCACACCAATTGCTGGAGGAATGGGGCCAGCCTTTGAGATGCCACCAGCGTTGAGTGGGAAAGGAGCACAGTTGTTTGCCAAAAGGCAATCTCGCATGGAAAAGTATGTGGTAGACTCGGAGACTGTGCAGGCAAACTTAGCACGGGCCTCATCCCCAACTCCATCTTTACCAGCCTCTTGGAAATATTCATCTAATGTTCGAGCACCTCCACCTGTAGCTTATAATCCCATCCATTCCCCGTTTTACCCTCCTGCTGCTACCAAACCCCAGTCTAAGTCAACTGCAGCTActaaaagcaccaaaagaaaACCTAAGAAAGTTCTCAATGCTTTGGAAGTTATGAAGCATCAGCCATATCAGCTTAATGCATCTTTATTTACTTTTCAACCACCCTCTGATACTAAGGAAGGCTTAGCTTCTAAGCAATCAAAGTTCAGCCCTATGCCTGCCTCAAAGCAAGTTCTGTCTTCAAGACCACTCAATGCTGGTTCTCCAACTAATGTCCAGGCATCTTCAGTGTACTCTGTACCAACCTATACTACACAACCGTGGTTCCAATCAAATGTTTCCACCCCAGTAAATGAATCCTATGCACCTGTGGGTCACTCCACATATTCTAAATCAGAATCAGTCACATCTTCTTTACTTACTGCTCCGAGGCCAAAGTTTTCAGCTAAGAAAGTTGGTGTCACAGCTCAGGTGTGGAAGCCATCAGTCATTGAAGA